The Proteus sp. ZN5 genome includes the window AGTAGTACGAAGAAAATTCGCTATTTAGGTGAGCTATATACCGTTGTCGGCGATATCTATTTGATTGATCCTTTTGCAACAACCAATGAATGGCAACGTGGCCGTAGCCAAATCGTTGAAGAGTATTATGAGATATTAGATGCTCACGGAAATAGAACCGGCAAAGGATTACGCTTTAATAATTGGGATAAACCAATTCATATAACTAAATGGTCATCAAATTAATATACTCTTAATCAACATTCCTTTTTGTTAACTCTCTCTTAATGTCGTCATTTTTTCTTTTATTAAAATAAGTACTTTGAATATTAACCTACGTTAATATTTTTTAAGTTTATATAAATAAAAAATATAAGAATATTAATAGCTGACATTATTCTCTTAATTTCTATTTAATTTAATTATTTCTTTATATAGAAATTTAATTCAAAGAAAAGTTAGTTTTTATTTCACTTATCTATTTAAAATAATCATTAGCTTATGAAAATCATAGAATATTATTTCAAACAATTTCGCACTATCGCATTACCTGATCGTGTGTATTTAAAGAACAAGTTTATACGTAACTTAGGTTATCAACCTAACTTTAAAATACCGACATCACTTAATGAAAAAATCAATGCACGTATGCTATTCGATAGAAACCCAATTTATACGCGCTTAGCCGATAAAATCAAAGTCAGAGATTATGTAATAGAGAAGATTGGCCCACACTATCTGGTTCCTATCATTAACACTTATTCTCACCCTGATGAAATCGATATCACTCTACTTCCTTCACGTTTTGTTCTCAAATGTAATCATGACAGCGGTAGTACAATCATCTGCCTTGATAAAGCCACTTTTGATTTTGAAAACGCTAAGAAAAAGCTTCAGTTTCATTTAAAACGTAATCTCTATCCTGTCACGCGCGAATGGCATTATAAAAATATCAAAGCTCAAATTCTTTGTGAAGAATATATTGATTTATTTGATACAAAAAAACCAATGATACCAACAACTTGTCGTCTTCATTGTTTTAATGGTCAACCTCATTATGCTGAAATTGATATTTCTGACACCAAAGGGAATGAGTATATTAATGTATATGATATAAATTGGCAGTTACAACCCATCACATTAGAAGATCCCAACACTCCAGAACTTGTTGAAAAACCAGCTCAATTTGAAACTATGTTGCAATTAGCCGCTAAAATGGCAAGTGACTTTAATTATTGCCGAGTTGATTTTTTAATGTCTGAAAATAGGCTTATCTTTAGCGAAATGACCTTTACTCCAAATGCAGGACGTATCCCCATCAAACCAAAAGAGTGGGATTACAAATTAGGTGCTTTGTGGTCATAATCCGCTGACTACGTTTACTAATAAGTTAATTAACTATGAAAAATATCGTAATTACACATTTTCAGTCTCGTACTGATCTACTCGAAAAAGCAGAAAAAATGATAGCTGCTCATTGGCCAGATTTTATGATGGGAACATCGGTTAATGAAAGCTATTGGGATCGCTTATATGCACCACCTTTTTCACATTATCAATTTCTCGCAGTATTAAAAGAAAATGATCAAGAAGAAGTCGTTGGTGTAATAAACGCTGTTGCTTTACCTTGGGAACATAATAATTTTGATGCACTTCCTGATAATGGCTGGGATTGTGTATTTGAGTTAGGTATGCAAGCAGATGAAAAACAGCTCCCATGCCAACTTATTTCTGCGTTATCAGTAACTGTTGATAGCCGTTATCGCGGCCAAGGCATTCCTCTGCATTTAATTAATGCCTTAAAAGCCTACGCAAGAAAACAAGGCTATCTTGGTGTTGTGGTTCCCGTTCGACCAACATTAAAACACCGCTATCCTCTGCACTCTTTTGAAGAATATTGCCAGTGGCAGAATAATAAT containing:
- a CDS encoding ATP-grasp fold amidoligase family protein; the protein is MKIIEYYFKQFRTIALPDRVYLKNKFIRNLGYQPNFKIPTSLNEKINARMLFDRNPIYTRLADKIKVRDYVIEKIGPHYLVPIINTYSHPDEIDITLLPSRFVLKCNHDSGSTIICLDKATFDFENAKKKLQFHLKRNLYPVTREWHYKNIKAQILCEEYIDLFDTKKPMIPTTCRLHCFNGQPHYAEIDISDTKGNEYINVYDINWQLQPITLEDPNTPELVEKPAQFETMLQLAAKMASDFNYCRVDFLMSENRLIFSEMTFTPNAGRIPIKPKEWDYKLGALWS
- a CDS encoding GNAT family N-acetyltransferase — its product is MKNIVITHFQSRTDLLEKAEKMIAAHWPDFMMGTSVNESYWDRLYAPPFSHYQFLAVLKENDQEEVVGVINAVALPWEHNNFDALPDNGWDCVFELGMQADEKQLPCQLISALSVTVDSRYRGQGIPLHLINALKAYARKQGYLGVVVPVRPTLKHRYPLHSFEEYCQWQNNNNEPFDPWIRTHWRLGATIIKIAPQSMKIEAPKETWEQWTSLQFPMSGDYAIPMGLAPVSIDIQHQSGTYLEPNLWMFHDIN